Part of the Myxococcaceae bacterium JPH2 genome, CTTCGGCTCCGCGCGCCGCGCCCGCTCCGACGGTCGTGAGCCGCCCGGCCGCCAAGCCGCTGCCTCCGCCTCCGCCTCCGGCCCCCGCTGCGCCGCGGCTCCCTGAGCCCCGTCCGGCGCCAACTGAGCAGGCTGGCGGTGCCAACGCCCCAACGCCCATGCTGATGGGTGCTGGTGCGAAGAAGAAGGTCGTGGTGAAGAAGAAGACCCGCTAGAGCCTGCCCGCGCCGCGGACACATGCGGCGCGGCGGCAGGCAGACGAGGGGTGCCACCATGGACGCCGAGCACAGGGTTGAGGGACAGGAAGGGATGACGGGCACGCCAGAGGGAAGTCCGCCGTCGACCTCCCCCGAGGCGGCGGCCGTGCCGCATTCCCCGGGGGAGTCGCCGCGTCCGGAAGAGACCGCGCAGCCACCACCGGAGGCCGTGCAGGCCTCTGCTGAGGCTGGGCAGCCATCCGCCGAGGCTGGGCAGCCGCCCCTGGGCGAGGGGATGGCCGCGCCGTCCTCCGTCACGGAGGCCGCGGCGAGCGCGCTCACGGAGGCTGCCAGCCAGGGCTCGGAGTCCGTGGGTGACTCAGGGCCGACCGTGCCCGAGGAGCCCGCGCGCTCCGAGGAGACGCCGGCTTCGTCCGAGTCCGTGTCCGACACAGAGTCCTCTCGGGGCGAGCCGCGCCGGGTGGGGCGGGTCTCCACGGTGATGCTCGCGCTGGAGAAGCTCGAGGATGCGCCTCGGTTCCGGTTGCGGCCGGAGGGGGACATCTCCGGGCTGGCCACGGACATCGCGCGGCTGGGGCAGCTCTTCCCGGTGGACGTGCGTCCAGTGGGAGAGGACCGCTACCAGCTGGTGTGCGGCTTCCGCCGGGTGGCGGCGCTGCGCTTCCTCAAGCGCGACGAAGTGCAGGCGCGCGTCCACGAGCATCTCTCGGACGAGGACGCGCTGCTGCTGTCGCTGGCCGAGGCCATCCACTCGGAGCCGCTGGACCTGGAGGTCCTGGAGGCCAAGCGCGAGGCGCTGGAGTCCGAGGGCCGGCTGACGGCGCCGGTGCGCGACATGCTGGAGAAGGCGCTCGCGACCGATGAGTCGCTGGCGCCCGAAGGCGTCGAGGAGGAAGTCGACGCGGATGAGCTGGCGGGGGAGGTCGCGCAGCGGATGGGCGCGCTCAACCAGGATCTCTCGCTGCTCGCGGATGTGTTCGCCGCGCTGGATGAGTCGCGCAAGGCGGAGCTGTTGATGCAACTGCGGTACGCGTCCGAACTCGTGGCGTACCTGGAGGGTCTGTAGTCA contains:
- a CDS encoding ParB N-terminal domain-containing protein, with product MDAEHRVEGQEGMTGTPEGSPPSTSPEAAAVPHSPGESPRPEETAQPPPEAVQASAEAGQPSAEAGQPPLGEGMAAPSSVTEAAASALTEAASQGSESVGDSGPTVPEEPARSEETPASSESVSDTESSRGEPRRVGRVSTVMLALEKLEDAPRFRLRPEGDISGLATDIARLGQLFPVDVRPVGEDRYQLVCGFRRVAALRFLKRDEVQARVHEHLSDEDALLLSLAEAIHSEPLDLEVLEAKREALESEGRLTAPVRDMLEKALATDESLAPEGVEEEVDADELAGEVAQRMGALNQDLSLLADVFAALDESRKAELLMQLRYASELVAYLEGL